TACCCATTACCTACCAACTACTAACTACTAACCTCTTAAAAGAATATATGCCCCCCAAACCTCTGCCGCCACTGCCAAGACAATAGACCAGATGGGGTGAGGACTATTGACGACTTTTCCGCTTTGAGTTTGTAGAGTTTGAACATCAATCCAAGGTATTGCCCCTCGTCGAAACCAGCCAGTGACAGTAATTTGACGACCGATCAATTCCTGTGGGTTGACATGCTGCCCCAACCAAGAAATATGATGTAGTCTCACTAAACCTGTGCGAGATTGCAAGACTAGATCTTGTGCCAAACAGTTGTTAGTACCCCGACGGCCTAATAACTTACCGACGACACGTACACCGATGCTATCAATAGGAAGAGCAGCTGGGTTAGTTAACAACTCAGGCAGTTGGTCATCCGTTTGGACAGTGGCAAGCTTAATATTAGGAAAGAAAGAATTTATTCGTAACAAGATGCCGATACTAAAGCCAATAAGCATACAGCCCTTGATGAAATTCCAGTTGTCGTAAATCCATTTCAAATTTAAAAGTTTAAGCGCGAATAGAGTTTGCCAAATTAACCAGATTAGACCCCCAAAGGCAATACCTAAGGGAATTCCCAACCAAGGGGCAATTTGTAATAAAAAAGATTGACGTTTAATTCTTAAAGGCTGTGGGCTTTCAAGATATAATTCTGGTTCTACATGCCAAAGACGAGCGAATTTACACAAGCGTTTGACGCGATCGCCAATCAAAGGATGAGTACTATTAATTACAAACCACCAACGGTAAGGATTGAGACAATCCCACATCAAAAAAGATTCAAAAGTAGTGTGACCTGCAATACTGCCCAAACACAGACTTTGTTTATAGCCTACAGGTATAACTATATTTAAGCTTTCTAACTGCCAACTGGTATGTTCCTGTTTTTGGACATCACCAGCAATACCAATAGCGATTTTGAGTAAAGCACGAACAAGCCCATTGGGATTACCAGTCACTTCCGCCGCCACGCGATCGCAAAAATATTGTCGCAGCTGGGACAACCATAAACCAGTTCCTGTCAGCAAGCACCACAAACCGTAAACCAGACTTGTTAGCACAGCAAAAATCCCACGCCACACAGGTTGTGTTTTTGCATCTCCCCACTGCCCTAATAACTGATATAGCTGGTAAATCGGAATTGTTAGTAGTAGTAACAAAGACATAATTGCACAATTCCAGTGAGCAATATGTCCCAATTGACTAGCATAGATTGTGGCGATTTCATCATCTGTTAGTTGCTCTAATAACCCTTGACTGACTACAATTCTGGCTGTACGAGGTAAATTCCCATAGCAGAAAGCAATCGGTGCTGTGATTGGTAGGAGAAATAGTTTTGGTGTCTGCCAGTCCTGTTGTTTGCAATGGCGTTGTAAAACCCGTACTGTCTCTTTACTGTGCCGTTGCAAAATATCTTTTTCTAATTGTCGTTGACCGTAAAACTTTGTCAGTAATCGATCCAACAACCAAGGAGATAAACAAAACAGGACAAAAATCACAACCAGCAACACAGGTGTAGGATCTCTATATAAAAGCTGGAGTGGCTCTAAAAAAGGCAGTTTCACAAAAGCATCGTTGATAAATCTCATTACCAACACCAGCAGCGTTTTGATGACCCAAAACAGCGCTATACACGTTCCAACTTCGAGTAAACATAATAGCTTTAAGCCTCGCTTTGACAAGGGCTGCCACACTTTTGCGCGTTTAGCTTGTCGCCAGTATATTGTGGGTGGTTTGACTTTTTCCTGGTTAACAGCAGTGTGGGAGTTGGGCGGTGGAGGAACTGGCAAAGACGAAGTTTTTGGTACAGAGGTACGGGGTGTGGAAGATGCTGAAGCCAGCCAACCACGTGTCTGATTTCCGTGAATTGTAGGTACTCGCAGGCTACGG
Above is a genomic segment from Fischerella sp. JS2 containing:
- a CDS encoding zinc metalloprotease HtpX — its product is MPSHSEPSLKAGLTALKQGDYQIAKAILEAIAGSESDRTAVVQAEIGLVVVYARIGEVAAAIALCETLVQSERPQVKEWAERSLKQIRKRYQTEDTSTTDATGFIPLEENSTVTRSQMESQKLVSREDENEETSLSQTPARSLRVPTIHGNQTRGWLASASSTPRTSVPKTSSLPVPPPPNSHTAVNQEKVKPPTIYWRQAKRAKVWQPLSKRGLKLLCLLEVGTCIALFWVIKTLLVLVMRFINDAFVKLPFLEPLQLLYRDPTPVLLVVIFVLFCLSPWLLDRLLTKFYGQRQLEKDILQRHSKETVRVLQRHCKQQDWQTPKLFLLPITAPIAFCYGNLPRTARIVVSQGLLEQLTDDEIATIYASQLGHIAHWNCAIMSLLLLLTIPIYQLYQLLGQWGDAKTQPVWRGIFAVLTSLVYGLWCLLTGTGLWLSQLRQYFCDRVAAEVTGNPNGLVRALLKIAIGIAGDVQKQEHTSWQLESLNIVIPVGYKQSLCLGSIAGHTTFESFLMWDCLNPYRWWFVINSTHPLIGDRVKRLCKFARLWHVEPELYLESPQPLRIKRQSFLLQIAPWLGIPLGIAFGGLIWLIWQTLFALKLLNLKWIYDNWNFIKGCMLIGFSIGILLRINSFFPNIKLATVQTDDQLPELLTNPAALPIDSIGVRVVGKLLGRRGTNNCLAQDLVLQSRTGLVRLHHISWLGQHVNPQELIGRQITVTGWFRRGAIPWIDVQTLQTQSGKVVNSPHPIWSIVLAVAAEVWGAYILLRG